The following coding sequences lie in one Metallumcola ferriviriculae genomic window:
- a CDS encoding ABC transporter permease, giving the protein MYTRLMSLVKKEFIQFFRDKAMVFLVLYIFMEVAICGWALFLDVNNLPVAFYDMDKSAESRELLDRFRSLDNFSVEYFVNEPGTVDELIKSGRVDMAVIIPGDYSRDLARGLTTNVQLLVDGSNSQIAATALGYASQVIRDYSQAIEIERLGVDRKALESMPVINNRINVLYDPELKFTHFNLLAMLALAALLTGVLLAAGAIVREKEAGTLEQLMVTPISSAEFVIAKILPMGIIKTVGLGVGVVIAMFLFDVPLKGSLMLFFLLSTLIFFAAMGLGVLLATYAKTLQQVLLLSFFALFPIMFLSGTMVPISSMPSALQWISFISPLRHYMEIVLGIFLKGVGMEALWIHALALAIFGLVIFWLSVRRLNKGLV; this is encoded by the coding sequence ATGTATACACGTTTGATGTCGCTGGTAAAAAAAGAATTTATTCAGTTTTTCCGGGATAAGGCTATGGTTTTCTTGGTGCTTTACATTTTCATGGAAGTGGCTATTTGCGGCTGGGCTTTATTCCTTGATGTAAATAATCTACCCGTCGCTTTTTATGATATGGATAAATCTGCTGAGAGCCGGGAGTTGTTGGACCGGTTTCGCAGTCTGGACAATTTTTCTGTGGAGTATTTTGTCAATGAACCCGGTACGGTGGATGAGTTGATTAAAAGCGGCAGGGTAGACATGGCCGTCATCATTCCCGGGGACTATTCCCGCGATTTAGCCCGGGGTCTTACAACAAATGTCCAATTGCTGGTAGATGGGTCCAACTCACAAATTGCTGCCACGGCCCTGGGTTATGCATCCCAGGTTATTCGGGACTACTCCCAAGCTATTGAAATTGAGCGCTTAGGAGTTGACCGCAAAGCGCTGGAGAGCATGCCGGTAATCAACAACCGGATCAATGTGCTCTATGACCCAGAACTTAAATTCACCCACTTTAACCTGTTGGCCATGCTTGCCCTGGCAGCGCTGCTGACTGGCGTGCTGCTGGCTGCGGGTGCTATAGTGCGGGAAAAGGAAGCGGGTACATTGGAGCAATTAATGGTGACTCCCATCAGTTCTGCAGAGTTTGTGATAGCAAAGATTTTGCCAATGGGTATTATTAAAACGGTGGGGCTAGGGGTGGGTGTGGTCATCGCCATGTTTCTCTTCGATGTGCCTTTGAAGGGCAGTTTGATGTTGTTCTTCCTGCTATCCACCTTAATCTTTTTTGCCGCCATGGGCTTGGGAGTTCTCCTGGCGACGTATGCAAAAACCTTACAGCAGGTGCTGCTGCTGAGTTTTTTTGCCCTCTTCCCCATTATGTTTTTATCAGGAACTATGGTACCCATTTCCAGTATGCCTTCCGCGCTGCAGTGGATTTCCTTCATAAGCCCGCTGCGTCATTACATGGAAATTGTATTAGGTATATTCCTGAAAGGCGTCGGCATGGAGGCATTGTGGATTCACGCTCTGGCATTGGCAATATTTGGCCTGGTAATTTTCTGGCTCAGTGTACGACGGTTAAACAAGGGATTGGTATGA
- a CDS encoding DUF4396 domain-containing protein, with the protein MKKLSLLLAVFFVSMLVLGPLYIFREYTSKGETKFVAERLHWNTGNTTRVWGADWPEQQRNIFNMLTWQEPQKLLLLPADDWRPAVQLSHLMAPPLKALPVLMTDKAAADAGALPVYLEQLGLARDDIAAVVLPVKWSQYAAAIKESLAVDVHIAKDQPPGRNTLVVPGDDPAWAIPALTWSALTGDRVVAAAEGDETTTLPDGSNNIYLLGNKNLLMDKGSQKKARLVGGNNPVEAAVAFAEYYQRDTDFGWWNSRETPEGGRTYFLVDEKNWRGALTIASLAPRGRFGPMLLTKGTRLPPKVESYYWRTKPEWFVTPTEGPYNHTFVVGDLKKIPFAAQARADFAEEINTYMMQGDQGNSALDGWVIIWLAFIFSAAIWIWNHMVTRNTDLSPYMKFSWLFVALLLGPLGIYAYYINYRGYSHRVSQARHIKPFWVQVISANLSTLGFGAPAMIIVGFILTINGLPLIEFDSPFYLLGNPMIISIIISYLAGLAVLVLVFVPLMLRINEDSRYWDTVKDSALVIFISMSGVSLGMLPLMWWLMMEYLPMMPEESNLLWWGVMYSSTIVGAFTGLLFNWPLVAHGRKKGDM; encoded by the coding sequence GTGAAGAAACTATCGTTACTGCTGGCTGTTTTTTTTGTTTCGATGCTGGTTCTTGGACCGTTATACATATTTCGAGAATATACCAGCAAAGGAGAAACTAAATTTGTCGCTGAGCGGCTGCACTGGAATACCGGTAATACTACCCGGGTATGGGGCGCTGATTGGCCTGAGCAGCAGAGAAATATTTTCAACATGCTTACCTGGCAGGAGCCGCAGAAGTTGCTGCTGCTACCTGCTGATGACTGGCGCCCGGCAGTTCAATTGAGTCATTTGATGGCGCCGCCGCTAAAGGCGCTGCCGGTCCTAATGACAGACAAAGCGGCTGCTGACGCTGGGGCACTGCCGGTATATTTAGAGCAGTTAGGACTTGCCCGGGATGACATAGCCGCGGTGGTGCTGCCGGTAAAGTGGAGCCAATATGCTGCGGCTATCAAGGAGAGTTTGGCTGTGGATGTACACATTGCTAAGGATCAGCCTCCAGGCCGCAACACTTTGGTAGTTCCCGGAGATGACCCAGCGTGGGCAATTCCTGCCTTGACTTGGTCAGCTCTTACCGGGGACAGGGTGGTGGCTGCCGCTGAGGGCGATGAAACGACCACGCTGCCCGACGGCAGTAATAACATTTACTTATTGGGAAACAAAAATCTGCTGATGGACAAAGGGTCGCAAAAGAAAGCTCGGCTGGTGGGCGGTAATAACCCCGTGGAGGCAGCTGTCGCATTTGCGGAATATTATCAACGGGATACCGATTTTGGCTGGTGGAACAGTCGGGAAACTCCGGAAGGAGGGCGGACTTATTTCCTGGTAGATGAAAAAAATTGGCGCGGTGCGCTGACTATTGCCTCCTTGGCGCCCCGGGGCAGGTTCGGCCCCATGCTGCTAACTAAAGGTACGAGGCTGCCGCCGAAGGTGGAAAGTTATTATTGGCGTACTAAACCCGAATGGTTTGTTACCCCCACCGAAGGACCCTATAATCATACCTTTGTGGTGGGAGATCTGAAAAAGATTCCGTTTGCCGCCCAGGCTCGGGCGGATTTCGCCGAGGAAATCAATACCTATATGATGCAGGGGGATCAGGGTAACAGTGCTCTGGATGGATGGGTGATAATATGGCTGGCTTTCATCTTCTCCGCCGCCATTTGGATATGGAATCATATGGTCACCCGTAATACGGATCTATCGCCATATATGAAGTTTTCCTGGCTGTTTGTGGCCCTTTTATTGGGGCCGCTGGGCATCTATGCTTACTATATTAATTATCGGGGTTACAGCCACCGGGTCAGCCAGGCACGGCACATTAAGCCATTTTGGGTTCAGGTGATTTCTGCAAATCTGAGCACTTTGGGTTTCGGCGCACCGGCCATGATAATTGTGGGTTTTATCTTGACTATTAATGGACTGCCTCTGATAGAGTTTGACAGCCCGTTCTATCTATTGGGTAACCCGATGATAATCAGCATTATTATTTCATATCTTGCCGGACTGGCGGTATTGGTGCTGGTATTTGTCCCGTTAATGTTAAGGATTAATGAGGACTCCCGGTATTGGGATACGGTAAAAGATAGTGCTTTGGTGATTTTCATTTCCATGAGCGGTGTATCGCTGGGTATGCTTCCTCTCATGTGGTGGCTGATGATGGAATACCTGCCCATGATGCCGGAAGAGAGTAATCTGTTATGGTGGGGTGTCATGTATTCGTCCACCATTGTTGGCGCTTTCACCGGCTTGTTATTTAACTGGCCGTTGGTAGCACATGGCCGCAAAAAGGGGGATATGTAA
- a CDS encoding alpha-2-macroglobulin family protein → MKKYVSIVGALLIVTAVTFAITAANDHPVEVTSGAIAAEIDLRPTVSDQGGVNLDSEFLIQSNVALNARQIKEKLTLSPAVGFTVKQNAKGSQELRIVPDQPLDPNRIYRFALALDEQPPLKWAFQTKGKFSIVSTLPRDKSALVPIDSGIEINFSHLNFEEIKDYFSISPKVDGNFIVHKKTAVFISKKLEPATVYTVTVKKGLPLAGSDQVLQEDYTFQFETDSGVQGKGQDYDLSFYRSNLDFTTEDTPLIPVGYYNRNQEELPEVQVGIYRYPDASAYIEALSEREKIPSWASRSREKYREDTSSLNRVAEFVSPLKAYDYRNILEFPEPMPAGFYVAEVSVKDFRGQLWFQVTDLGIYAAYADNKTLVWVNDLLSGIPVAETVVRAEGKEQGVMTGPDGLAELTALKGGGGGPYITVTKGNQTAVAAVGHQLPWDEEREKLREKQRFYWKYLYLDRGLYKPNDTVNFWGLVKPRMPGVNRPEQITAAITKWGGWQDQSFIASKEIKLNEFTFDGNIKLPNLLPGYYYLTVKDGEQLITQQGFEVKTYSKPAYQVEITPNRKAVFVGEPVDFKLKAAFFEGTGAANIPFDYRLQDKKGTLTTDSRGEAGLKYLPMYEGTLYGPVQHRYLQVNADLPESGEITGRSSVIVLNNDLEIEADGSITDGTGSVHMKLYQLTVDKVNSGSKDPWEQDAFRSGSAADQTVTVKVYYDHWEKVEEGGEYYDFINKKVRKKYHYQYQKIFVTQGQVTTNQDGSAGFTFPASGDRSYRVELSTQDTKGNLAAKEIYLIGPNFYRESDYQWYHLEPNNQSGKYSTGETVRVVLKNNEAVVASREKGFLYFTARDGVLNSYVRDDSSFTTEFDAEFIPNVWLKGVYFDGRYYYETPAQLAAFDTAEKALDIQVSTDRRQYRPKDTVKVSLEVKDKQGRPVEAKVNLNLVDEALFALKDQHVDILRSLYGDLIPSGVNRTVSTHHAPVENSGGAEHGGEGESDRKDFKDAVFFKTITTDQHGRAQVSFQVPDNLTSWRLTYQAVTKSLQAGNGTSKIKVKLPFFLDMVLNNTYLTGDRPVIPVRSFGNQLNNGAEVTYTARLKSNAGEIKNIVLTGKAFEPVQLELPPLKAGGYELTVTGKSGQGLTDTLTLTFDVVETLMTRQHTDFYLLDEMTKINGSPDSISTLVFTDYQRSQYLNTLWRLLGVGGSRIEQRLAAAKARDLLEEYFPDTRIMKDAGTDFLKYQSPDGGIAILPYADSDLALSAKIAALGLEGFDNSVLTQYFYRVMNDPKQSRERGIIALYGLAALKEPVLREVDWLSRQEDLTVKEQLYLILALTESGDRQRALSKLEQLFLSDGEKIGAAVRINMGEDQDDVLEATALAAVAAATLDAKGQNQLQQYLLDNHTTAILTYIEQLLFLDQALTRMPQEKVGFSYIVDGKKKEVTLEPGQTLSLHLTPEKLADLQFKGIQGQVGVTVVYESSLGAEGDTSVDGSKVTRKYSSPRSSGNELRVGDLVQVNISYQFGSKAPDGTYQITDYLPAGLKVVERPYNWGVKHDTRLNYPVQVSGQKSVFVVGHKNGSFHYYARVIGSGEFKAEKAVLQHLKSGKIYSMTGDDRVIIK, encoded by the coding sequence GTGAAAAAATACGTGTCCATTGTTGGTGCGCTTCTGATCGTGACAGCAGTTACATTTGCTATTACAGCGGCTAATGACCACCCAGTAGAGGTTACCAGCGGTGCCATTGCCGCAGAGATTGACCTGAGACCCACTGTATCTGACCAGGGAGGAGTCAACCTGGATTCGGAGTTTCTTATCCAGTCTAATGTGGCTTTAAATGCCCGGCAGATTAAGGAAAAGCTGACGCTAAGCCCTGCCGTGGGGTTCACGGTCAAACAAAACGCCAAAGGCAGCCAAGAGCTTCGAATTGTACCCGATCAGCCTTTGGACCCTAATCGTATCTACAGGTTTGCTCTGGCCCTGGATGAGCAGCCACCTCTAAAATGGGCGTTTCAGACGAAAGGAAAATTTAGCATCGTCTCCACCCTGCCCCGGGATAAGTCTGCTTTAGTACCGATTGACAGCGGTATTGAAATTAATTTTTCCCATTTAAATTTTGAAGAAATTAAAGATTACTTTTCCATTAGCCCCAAAGTGGACGGTAATTTCATAGTACATAAAAAAACAGCGGTATTTATTTCGAAAAAACTAGAACCGGCGACTGTATACACTGTTACGGTAAAAAAGGGGCTGCCGCTGGCGGGAAGTGACCAAGTACTGCAGGAAGATTACACATTTCAGTTTGAAACAGATAGTGGAGTTCAAGGTAAAGGACAGGATTATGACCTAAGCTTTTATCGCAGTAACTTGGATTTTACCACTGAAGATACCCCTTTAATTCCTGTAGGCTACTATAACCGGAATCAGGAAGAGCTCCCCGAAGTGCAGGTAGGCATTTATCGGTACCCCGATGCATCAGCTTACATCGAAGCTCTGAGCGAGCGGGAGAAAATCCCCTCTTGGGCATCTCGCAGCCGGGAAAAGTATCGAGAAGACACTTCATCCTTGAACCGGGTGGCTGAATTCGTCTCTCCTTTGAAGGCTTACGACTACCGAAACATTCTAGAATTCCCTGAGCCTATGCCAGCCGGCTTTTACGTGGCTGAGGTATCAGTTAAGGACTTTCGGGGACAGTTATGGTTTCAGGTAACTGACCTGGGTATTTATGCCGCTTACGCCGACAATAAGACTTTAGTCTGGGTTAATGACCTGCTTAGCGGGATACCTGTGGCGGAAACGGTAGTAAGGGCTGAAGGCAAAGAGCAGGGGGTTATGACCGGGCCTGACGGTTTAGCCGAGCTAACCGCTCTTAAGGGCGGGGGTGGCGGCCCCTATATCACAGTAACCAAAGGTAATCAAACAGCGGTAGCTGCAGTTGGACACCAACTCCCTTGGGATGAGGAAAGAGAGAAATTACGGGAAAAGCAGCGCTTTTACTGGAAGTACCTTTACCTGGACAGGGGGCTGTATAAACCTAATGATACAGTTAATTTCTGGGGTCTTGTCAAGCCCAGGATGCCCGGCGTCAACCGGCCGGAGCAGATTACGGCAGCCATTACCAAATGGGGCGGCTGGCAAGACCAATCGTTTATTGCTTCCAAAGAAATTAAGTTAAACGAATTTACTTTTGACGGCAATATCAAACTTCCCAATCTTTTACCGGGGTATTATTATCTAACTGTAAAAGATGGGGAACAGTTAATTACTCAACAAGGTTTTGAGGTAAAAACCTATTCAAAGCCGGCTTATCAAGTGGAAATCACGCCGAATCGGAAAGCGGTTTTTGTGGGGGAACCAGTAGATTTTAAGCTTAAAGCTGCTTTTTTCGAAGGTACAGGTGCTGCTAATATACCGTTCGACTATCGTCTTCAAGATAAAAAAGGTACTTTAACCACCGACTCTAGAGGGGAGGCGGGACTTAAGTATCTACCAATGTACGAAGGGACCCTGTATGGCCCGGTGCAGCACCGCTATCTTCAAGTCAATGCCGACCTTCCCGAAAGTGGCGAAATTACCGGTAGAAGTTCGGTGATAGTACTGAATAATGACTTGGAAATAGAAGCGGATGGCAGCATTACCGATGGTACCGGCAGCGTCCACATGAAACTTTACCAATTAACCGTTGATAAAGTAAACAGCGGTAGTAAGGACCCGTGGGAACAGGATGCTTTTCGCAGTGGTTCTGCGGCGGACCAAACAGTAACGGTAAAGGTTTACTACGACCACTGGGAAAAGGTAGAAGAGGGTGGAGAATATTACGACTTCATCAACAAAAAAGTGCGGAAAAAATATCATTATCAGTATCAAAAGATTTTTGTCACTCAGGGGCAGGTGACCACTAACCAAGATGGCAGTGCGGGATTTACCTTTCCAGCGTCAGGGGACCGGTCTTACCGGGTTGAACTGTCCACCCAGGATACCAAAGGCAACTTAGCAGCCAAGGAAATCTACTTGATAGGACCTAATTTTTATCGGGAATCCGACTATCAGTGGTATCACCTAGAACCCAATAATCAATCAGGCAAATACTCAACCGGTGAAACCGTAAGGGTGGTACTGAAAAATAATGAGGCGGTTGTTGCGTCCAGGGAAAAAGGTTTCCTGTACTTTACTGCCCGTGACGGGGTGTTGAATAGTTATGTCCGTGATGATAGCTCATTTACCACTGAATTTGATGCAGAGTTTATCCCTAATGTTTGGCTAAAAGGAGTTTATTTTGACGGGAGGTACTACTACGAGACGCCGGCACAGTTGGCAGCTTTTGACACGGCGGAGAAAGCATTAGATATCCAAGTCAGCACCGACCGTAGGCAGTACAGACCCAAAGATACGGTAAAGGTATCTTTGGAAGTGAAAGATAAACAGGGCCGGCCGGTAGAAGCCAAGGTCAATTTAAACTTAGTAGACGAAGCACTTTTTGCCTTAAAGGATCAGCATGTAGATATCCTGCGGTCCTTGTACGGCGACCTAATCCCCAGCGGGGTTAATCGCACCGTTAGTACCCACCATGCACCGGTGGAGAATAGCGGCGGTGCTGAACACGGCGGCGAAGGGGAATCTGACAGAAAAGACTTCAAGGATGCCGTCTTCTTTAAAACCATAACCACCGACCAGCATGGTCGCGCCCAGGTGTCCTTTCAAGTGCCGGATAATTTGACTTCCTGGCGCCTTACTTATCAGGCAGTGACTAAAAGTCTGCAGGCCGGCAACGGAACAAGTAAAATCAAGGTAAAGCTGCCCTTTTTCTTAGATATGGTTTTAAATAATACCTATTTGACTGGGGATCGGCCGGTGATACCCGTGCGGTCATTTGGCAATCAGCTAAATAATGGAGCTGAAGTAACATATACTGCCAGGTTGAAGTCAAATGCCGGCGAAATAAAGAATATCGTCTTAACAGGAAAGGCTTTCGAACCTGTACAGCTTGAGCTGCCACCATTAAAGGCGGGCGGCTATGAACTTACCGTTACCGGTAAAAGCGGCCAGGGATTAACTGATACCCTAACCTTAACTTTTGATGTGGTGGAGACGCTGATGACCCGGCAGCACACCGACTTTTACCTGCTGGATGAGATGACGAAGATTAATGGTTCACCCGATTCCATATCAACCTTAGTATTCACAGACTACCAGCGGAGCCAGTATCTCAATACCTTGTGGCGGCTTTTAGGGGTAGGAGGAAGCAGGATTGAGCAAAGACTGGCGGCGGCCAAAGCCCGGGACTTGCTGGAAGAATATTTCCCGGACACTCGGATAATGAAGGACGCGGGTACTGACTTCCTTAAGTATCAAAGCCCCGATGGGGGGATAGCTATTCTTCCCTATGCGGACTCTGATTTGGCGCTCAGCGCCAAGATAGCTGCTCTGGGGTTAGAAGGATTCGATAATTCCGTATTGACACAGTATTTTTATCGGGTAATGAACGACCCGAAACAAAGCAGGGAGCGGGGCATTATTGCCTTATACGGCTTAGCTGCTTTAAAAGAACCGGTATTAAGAGAAGTTGATTGGCTGTCCCGGCAGGAAGATTTAACCGTCAAAGAACAGCTTTACCTGATTCTGGCCCTGACTGAAAGCGGTGACAGACAGCGGGCGCTATCAAAACTTGAGCAGTTATTTCTCTCAGACGGGGAAAAAATTGGTGCTGCCGTGAGGATTAATATGGGCGAGGATCAGGATGATGTGCTGGAGGCTACGGCTTTGGCCGCTGTGGCTGCCGCGACTTTAGACGCCAAGGGGCAGAACCAGCTGCAGCAATACCTGCTTGATAACCATACCACCGCTATCCTTACCTATATTGAACAGCTGTTATTCTTAGATCAAGCACTGACCAGGATGCCTCAGGAGAAGGTCGGTTTCAGTTATATCGTTGATGGCAAAAAGAAGGAGGTCACCTTGGAGCCGGGGCAAACTTTATCTTTGCATCTAACACCGGAAAAATTGGCCGACCTGCAGTTTAAAGGAATTCAGGGCCAGGTAGGGGTTACCGTTGTCTACGAAAGTAGTTTGGGGGCCGAAGGAGATACTAGTGTTGATGGATCTAAGGTGACAAGAAAATATTCAAGCCCTCGCAGCTCCGGAAATGAGCTTCGGGTAGGCGACTTAGTACAGGTGAATATTTCCTACCAATTTGGCAGCAAAGCCCCGGATGGGACTTATCAAATCACTGATTACCTGCCTGCTGGGTTGAAGGTAGTAGAAAGGCCTTATAATTGGGGGGTAAAGCACGATACGCGTCTTAATTACCCGGTGCAGGTAAGCGGGCAGAAATCGGTATTTGTCGTTGGACATAAAAACGGTTCTTTTCATTATTATGCCAGAGTAATTGGCAGCGGGGAGTTCAAGGCAGAGAAAGCAGTTCTTCAGCACTTAAAGAGCGGCAAAATTTACAGCATGACCGGTGATGACAGGGTAATAATCAAATGA
- the amrB gene encoding AmmeMemoRadiSam system protein B: MKKLLLIALIVSLAVLLASIPRGETESKIVPAAGESVHPNQFFMPEYFSPRPEGEQESSDNRIDGAVVPHHLLAHQLISQVFSRFRQQEPSLLVLVGPNHHNRGERIITGTWDWQTPFGTVEVDREVVGKLLDAAPVKQDDMVLDSEHSIGNLMPFIKFYLPETKVVPLILHHDVSRQEAKLLAEQLNEVTDEGAVIIASVDFSHYLTREEAQQKDRETMAALKADNLGRIFSMGNDYLDSPASLGVLFTAMDARGLNEFKVLANTNSGMILKNDLIETTSYFSLVFECGYK, from the coding sequence ATGAAGAAACTACTGTTGATAGCTCTTATAGTTTCGTTGGCGGTTTTACTGGCCTCTATTCCCCGGGGAGAAACGGAAAGCAAGATAGTCCCGGCCGCCGGGGAGAGTGTCCACCCCAATCAATTCTTCATGCCGGAATATTTTTCTCCCCGCCCAGAGGGGGAACAGGAGTCGAGCGACAACCGTATTGACGGTGCAGTGGTGCCGCACCATCTTTTAGCACATCAGCTAATAAGCCAAGTGTTTAGCCGTTTTAGGCAGCAAGAACCTAGTCTTTTGGTGCTAGTTGGGCCCAACCACCACAATCGGGGAGAAAGAATTATTACCGGCACCTGGGACTGGCAAACCCCCTTTGGCACTGTGGAAGTAGACAGGGAAGTTGTTGGTAAACTTTTGGACGCTGCCCCTGTTAAGCAGGATGACATGGTGCTAGATTCCGAACATTCCATCGGTAACTTGATGCCTTTTATCAAATTCTATCTTCCCGAAACTAAGGTTGTCCCCCTGATATTACATCATGATGTAAGTAGACAGGAAGCTAAACTTCTAGCCGAACAATTAAATGAGGTGACAGATGAGGGGGCAGTAATTATTGCGTCAGTGGATTTTTCCCATTATCTGACGAGGGAGGAAGCCCAGCAGAAAGATCGAGAGACAATGGCTGCATTAAAAGCAGATAATTTGGGCCGAATTTTCTCAATGGGTAATGACTATTTAGATTCACCCGCGTCCTTAGGAGTGCTTTTTACCGCCATGGACGCGAGAGGTTTGAATGAATTTAAGGTTCTTGCTAACACAAATTCAGGCATGATCCTGAAAAATGATTTAATTGAAACCACCAGCTACTTCAGTTTGGTTTTCGAGTGCGGATACAAATAA
- a CDS encoding ABC transporter permease, whose product MRRILAMLRKESLEIRRDPYSLGIAILLPLIMLLLFGYAINLDLKNVQLAVWDQDKSAESRQYISSFSNSGYFIIQDQAANYKDIYRLMDRGEVDAALVIPPQFSDRLLKGLPAEVQTMVDGSFPPTAKVAINYTKAINEARSAEVVNGMLQRKGLPQVEEAVTVDPRVWYNPSLDSKNFIIPGLFGVLLMAFPPLLSVLAVVREKERGSIQQVMISPIKPYEFILGKLLPYGVIAFIEVLVILVAAVFWFQIPVEGSLLLFLLLSVIYVMCTVAIGLLASTVTRSQVVAMLLAIVITVMPSMLFSGFVYPIFNMPKFFQYYTYLFPARFFIEISRGIFLKGNGLSYLWVDILWLLGYTGVIITLASMRFKKKVA is encoded by the coding sequence ATGCGGCGAATACTGGCCATGCTTCGTAAAGAGTCTTTAGAAATCAGACGAGACCCGTATTCTTTGGGAATTGCCATTTTACTGCCGTTAATAATGCTTTTATTGTTCGGCTATGCCATAAACCTGGATTTAAAGAATGTCCAGTTAGCGGTATGGGATCAGGATAAGTCCGCTGAAAGCCGCCAATATATTTCAAGTTTTAGTAATTCGGGCTATTTTATTATTCAAGACCAGGCGGCCAACTACAAGGATATCTACCGGCTGATGGACCGGGGTGAGGTGGATGCAGCACTGGTAATTCCGCCGCAATTTTCGGATCGGTTACTAAAGGGTTTGCCCGCGGAAGTCCAGACAATGGTAGATGGCTCATTTCCACCCACGGCTAAGGTTGCCATTAATTATACCAAAGCTATCAATGAGGCCCGGTCAGCTGAAGTCGTAAACGGTATGCTGCAGCGAAAGGGCCTGCCTCAAGTGGAAGAAGCAGTAACAGTAGATCCTCGGGTCTGGTATAACCCGTCTCTTGACAGCAAGAACTTTATTATTCCCGGTTTATTTGGCGTATTGCTGATGGCCTTTCCGCCACTGCTATCGGTGCTGGCAGTGGTACGGGAGAAGGAACGGGGGTCTATCCAGCAGGTGATGATATCCCCTATTAAGCCCTATGAATTCATTCTGGGTAAGCTTTTGCCTTATGGTGTCATCGCTTTTATCGAAGTACTGGTAATTCTGGTTGCTGCCGTTTTTTGGTTTCAAATACCGGTTGAAGGCAGTCTCCTGCTCTTTTTATTATTATCGGTAATCTATGTGATGTGCACTGTGGCCATTGGCCTGTTGGCATCTACCGTTACCAGGTCCCAGGTGGTGGCCATGCTATTAGCCATAGTAATTACAGTGATGCCTTCCATGTTATTTTCCGGGTTTGTTTACCCCATATTCAACATGCCAAAATTCTTCCAGTACTACACCTATCTTTTTCCCGCGCGGTTCTTTATTGAGATTTCCCGAGGCATTTTCCTGAAGGGAAACGGACTGAGCTACCTTTGGGTGGATATATTATGGCTGCTGGGTTATACGGGAGTTATCATTACCCTGGCTTCGATGCGGTTTAAAAAGAAGGTTGCGTAA
- a CDS encoding lactate utilization protein — protein MLSVQKWHNEQLAEITVGALKKNGFDAEYFTNSKDAVDSVLSLITSGMTIGFGGSATVKGLNVAEKAAELGAVILDHNVPELSAEEKLEVRRKQLTSDIFLCSSNALTLDGYLVNVDGTGNRVAAMSFGPKKVIVLAGVNKICKDTEAGFARIELSAAPKNTNRLNLKTPCATTGVCADCNSEKRICRIYSVLKKKPSAADFKVIIVGETLGY, from the coding sequence ATTTTGAGTGTACAAAAATGGCATAATGAGCAATTGGCGGAGATAACAGTGGGTGCCTTAAAGAAAAATGGATTTGATGCGGAGTATTTTACTAATTCAAAAGACGCAGTTGATTCTGTTTTGAGCTTAATAACATCAGGGATGACCATCGGATTTGGTGGTTCTGCTACCGTCAAAGGGCTGAATGTGGCGGAAAAAGCGGCCGAGCTTGGAGCAGTTATTTTAGACCACAATGTACCCGAGTTGTCCGCGGAAGAAAAGTTGGAAGTGCGGCGTAAGCAGCTGACCAGTGATATCTTTTTATGCAGTAGTAATGCGCTAACTTTAGACGGATACCTGGTAAACGTAGATGGAACTGGTAATCGGGTGGCAGCCATGTCTTTTGGACCCAAGAAAGTGATAGTCTTGGCAGGTGTAAACAAAATATGTAAAGATACCGAAGCGGGATTTGCAAGAATTGAGTTAAGTGCCGCACCTAAAAATACTAATCGATTGAATTTAAAAACCCCATGTGCTACCACTGGCGTTTGTGCTGATTGTAACAGTGAAAAAAGAATCTGCCGCATCTATTCTGTGCTAAAGAAAAAGCCTTCGGCAGCAGATTTTAAAGTAATAATTGTCGGAGAAACTTTGGGCTATTAA